A window of the Streptomyces finlayi genome harbors these coding sequences:
- a CDS encoding HutD/Ves family protein has translation MTLRVLRAAGRATAPWRNGGGVTREIAVWPEGAASDAFDWRISLAEVAADGPFSAFPGVHRTLTVVEGEGMDLMVGGEHHIIDEPYWPYDFPGDLQTVGHLLGGPVVNFNVMYRRYRTEAATAVVRGTVRLMPPDGGAVLALALEDGAVLDGTDIELGRYDAVLATGESPGVFRTMGSAVVVTLGPVNRYAPGPP, from the coding sequence ATGACGCTGCGCGTGCTGAGGGCGGCCGGGCGGGCGACGGCGCCGTGGCGGAACGGCGGCGGAGTCACCCGGGAGATCGCCGTCTGGCCCGAGGGCGCCGCGTCGGACGCCTTCGACTGGCGGATCAGCCTCGCGGAGGTGGCGGCGGACGGACCGTTCTCCGCGTTCCCGGGCGTCCACCGAACCCTGACAGTGGTCGAGGGCGAGGGCATGGATCTGATGGTGGGCGGGGAGCACCACATCATCGACGAGCCGTACTGGCCGTACGACTTCCCCGGCGACCTGCAGACCGTCGGCCACCTCCTCGGCGGCCCGGTCGTCAACTTCAACGTCATGTACCGCAGATACCGCACGGAGGCCGCGACCGCCGTCGTCCGCGGCACCGTCCGGCTGATGCCGCCGGACGGTGGCGCGGTCCTCGCCCTCGCGCTGGAGGACGGCGCCGTCCTCGACGGCACGGACATCGAACTCGGCCGGTACGACGCGGTCCTGGCGACCGGCGAGTCACCGGGCGTGTTCCGGACGATGGGCTCCGCGGTGGTGGTGACGCTCGGGCCGGTGAACCGTTACGCCCCCGGCCCCCCGTAG
- a CDS encoding acyl-CoA dehydrogenase family protein, giving the protein MRFVLDAEQREFARSLDALLTATGTPSVVRAWAAGDHGPGRALWSRLADAGVFALAVPETYEGVGPLPVEVAVSFMELGRHAMPGPVVETVAASVLLSVVGGPAAKEWLPRLSSGAATATLRLDGPYALDADAVDAVFTVRGEELWLASGPGAFRVSADPARRLFSPDDGGTLLARGTHVAEGARVAGDWAAFATAAQAVGVGEALLRATVEYVKRRTQFGTAIGSFQAVKHRLADTLTGLEFARPLVYGAAVSLAEGAARAGADVAAAKLAAGGAAYTAARTALQLHGAVGYTEELDLALWLRKARPLRDAWGTPEVCRGRVLAG; this is encoded by the coding sequence ATGCGGTTCGTTCTCGACGCGGAGCAGCGGGAGTTCGCCCGTTCCCTGGACGCGCTGCTCACCGCCACGGGCACACCTTCGGTGGTACGGGCGTGGGCGGCCGGGGACCACGGGCCGGGGCGCGCCCTGTGGTCGCGGCTCGCGGACGCGGGTGTCTTCGCGCTGGCGGTTCCGGAGACGTACGAGGGGGTGGGACCGCTGCCCGTGGAGGTCGCCGTCTCCTTCATGGAGCTGGGGCGGCACGCGATGCCAGGCCCGGTGGTGGAAACGGTCGCGGCTTCGGTGCTGCTGAGCGTGGTGGGCGGTCCGGCGGCGAAGGAGTGGCTGCCCCGGCTGTCCTCCGGCGCCGCGACGGCGACCTTGCGTCTGGACGGTCCGTACGCGCTGGACGCGGACGCGGTGGACGCCGTGTTCACGGTGCGCGGGGAGGAACTGTGGCTCGCGTCCGGACCCGGGGCGTTCCGTGTGTCGGCGGACCCGGCACGGCGGCTGTTCTCGCCGGACGACGGGGGGACACTGCTCGCCCGTGGGACGCACGTGGCGGAAGGGGCCCGGGTGGCAGGCGACTGGGCGGCGTTCGCGACGGCGGCCCAGGCGGTGGGCGTGGGAGAGGCGCTGCTGCGAGCCACGGTGGAGTACGTGAAGCGGCGGACCCAGTTCGGTACGGCCATCGGGTCCTTCCAGGCGGTCAAGCACCGGCTGGCCGACACGCTGACCGGGCTGGAGTTCGCCCGGCCGCTGGTGTACGGGGCGGCGGTGTCCCTGGCGGAGGGTGCGGCCCGGGCCGGGGCGGACGTGGCGGCCGCCAAGCTGGCGGCGGGCGGGGCCGCGTACACAGCGGCCCGCACCGCGCTCCAGCTGCACGGTGCGGTGGGCTACACGGAGGAGCTGGACCTCGCGCTGTGGCTGCGGAAGGCGCGACCGCTGCGGGATGCGTGGGGGACGCCGGAGGTGTGCCGGGGGCGGGTGCTCGCGGGGTGA